The following are encoded together in the Vigna angularis cultivar LongXiaoDou No.4 chromosome 9, ASM1680809v1, whole genome shotgun sequence genome:
- the LOC108322526 gene encoding uncharacterized protein LOC108322526, protein MNPSVDCLAVHEISDRPDWRINIKEIIKRQENGVHVRTIEAKKAARYLLIGEDLYKRGFSSPLLKCISSEEAEYVMRELHEGACGMHTGQRALRTKVIRAGYFWPMVEKDCKEFVQKCLKCQEHGRNLNLPPVELHSLIFGIPKVIVTDNGRQFIDKGLGEFYKKLGIKHVTSSVEHPQTNGQVEAVNKVIVSELKKRLGEAKALWVDELQEVL, encoded by the exons ATGAACCCCTCGGTAGATTGTCTGGCGGTGCATGAGATCTCCGATCGCCCTGATTGGAGAATAAACATCAAAGAGATCATTAAGAGGCAGGAGAACGGTGTGCACGTCCGGACGATTGAGGCAAAGAAGGCCGCTCGGTACTTGTTAATAGGGGAAGATCTATATAAACGAGGATTTTCCTCACCCCTGTTGAAGTGCATATCCTCGGAGGAAGCCGAGTATGTGATGAGGGAGTTGCACGAGGGGGCATGTGGAATGCATACAGGACAACGAGCTTTGCGTACTAAGGTGATAAGAGCAGGATATTTCTGGCCGATGGTGGAAAAGGACTGCAAAGAGTTTGTGCAGAAATGTTTGAAGTGTCAGGAGCATGGCAGGAATCTCAATCTGCCACCGGTAGAACTGCATAGTTTGAT ATTTGGAATTCCCAAAGTCATCGTTACAGACAACGGGCGACAATTCATTGACAAAGGCTTAGGAGAATTCTACAAAAAGCTGGGAATTAAGCATGTAACGAGCTCGGTAGAGCATCCCCAAACGAATGGCCAAGTGGAAGCGGTCAACAAGGTAATCGTCTCCGAGTTGAAGAAAAGGCTGGGAGAAGCCAAAGCTCTCTGGGTAGATGAGCTTCAGGAGGTCCTGTAG